A segment of the Hyalangium gracile genome:
GCCGCTGCGAGCAGCCTGGGCGCTCAGGGGAGAGCAGGCCCAGGTCCCCATCACCGGCGAGAATGCCCGGCGCGTGCTCTTCGGCGCCATCAACCCGCGCACCGGGCACCGGGTGGTGCTGCAACGCCCCTCCATGCGGCAAGAGGACTTCCAAACCTTCCTGCGCGTGTTGCGAGCGCGCTACCCTGGGCGTCCTCTGTACCTGCTGCTGGACCAGGCCAGTTGCCACACCGCCGCCAAGTCCCAGTCTCTGGCCGCGCGCCTGGACATTCACCTGCTTCTGCTGCCC
Coding sequences within it:
- a CDS encoding transposase, whose amino-acid sequence is MLVLDETLLRQFPPLRAAWALRGEQAQVPITGENARRVLFGAINPRTGHRVVLQRPSMRQEDFQTFLRVLRARYPGRPLYLLLDQASCHTAAKSQSLAARLDIHLLLLPKQWSELNSMDHLWRALKQYISANRQYPSVDAQAQHAEDWVLGLSDQQALRKAGVLSRHFWLRSLL